One window from the genome of Solea solea chromosome 13, fSolSol10.1, whole genome shotgun sequence encodes:
- the LOC131470830 gene encoding prostaglandin reductase 3-like: MSSLQLLLRNSRGAGSWFGRSGAGALSGVHSVARRTIIDLSYSTHFMDFNGSSIPSSMKKLVVTKLSPDFRSAVSVQTVAIPTPGDSELLVRNRFVGINASDINYSAGRYDPSMKPPFDAGFEGIGEVVGLGLSASSRYTIGDTVAYFGSGAFAEYTVVPAKVSVPVPAVKPEFLTLLVSGATAYIALKRLGDLAEGETVLVTAAAGGTGQFAVQFAKQAGCHVIGTCSSNEKAGFLKSLGCNRPVNYTTEDLAKTLRKEYPKGINVVYESVGGSILETAVNSLANKGRLIVIGFISGYQTPSGIPPFKGGTLPVKLLQKSASMQGFFLPHFLSDYTEALSSMIQMFAKGKLVCEVDYGELAPGGKFVGLESIYRAMDYMYAGKNLGKVVVEVAPPSVSNSKL; this comes from the exons ATGTCCagcctccagctgctgctcaggAACAGCAGGGGAGCGGGCTCGTGGTTCGGTCGCAGCGGCGCCGGCGCACTTTCAGGAGTTCACTCGGTCGCGCGGCGCACCATCATAGATCTGTCCTACTCCACGCACTTCATGGATTTTAACGGATCGTCGATACCGAGCAGCATGAAAAAGCTGGTCGTCACTAAGCTCAGTCCCGATTTCAGAAGCGCCGTTTCTGTGCAAACCGTCGCGATTCCGACTCCCGGAGACTCGGAGCTGCTCGTCAGGAATcg TTTTGTGGGAATCAACGCCAGCGATATTAACTACTCCGCAGGCCGCTATGACCCCTCAATGAAGCCTCCCTTCGACGCCGGTTTCGAGGGTATCGGCGAGGTTGTCGGCCTCGGCCTCAGTGCCAGCTCCCGTTACACCATTGGGGACACTGTGGCCTATTTTGGCAGTGGTGCCTTTGCCGAGTACACGGTGGTGCCTGCCAAGGTAAGTGTCCCTGTGCCTGCAGTGAAGCCAGAGTTCCTCACCCTGCTGGTTAGCGGTGCCACAGCCTACATTGCCCTGAAACGTCTGGGCGACCTGGCCGAAGGTGAGACGGTCCTGGTCACAGCGGCAGCAGGAGGGACCGGACAGTTCGCCGTGCAGTTTGCAAAACAGGCCGGTTGCCACGTGATCGGGACCTGTTCGTCCAACGAGAAAGCCGGCTTCCTCAAGTCCCTCGGCTGCAACAGGCCAGTCAACTACACCACAGAGGACCTGGCCAAGACGCTTAGGAAAGAGTACCCAAAAGGCATCAATGTGGTGTACGAGTCAGTCGGAGGAAGCATTTTAGAGACGGCGGTGAACAGTTTGGCCAATAAAGGCCGGCTGATAGTAATAGGCTTCATCTCTGGGTACCAGACACCATCAGGGATTCCGCCTTTTAAAGGAGGAACACTACCGGTCAAGCTGCTTCAGAAGTCGGCCAGCATGCAAGGTTTCTTCCTGCCCCACTTCTTAAGCGACTACACAGAGGCTCTGAGTAGTATGATACAGATGTTTGCCAAAGGGAAGCTAGTGTGTGAGGTGGATTATGGGGAGCTGGCACCAGGGGGGAAATTTGTAGGTCTGGAGTCCATCTATCGGGCCATGGACTACATGTATGCTGGGAAAAACCTAGGCAAAGTGGTGGTGGAAGTGGCTCCGCCCTCTGTTAGTAACAGTAAGCTGTGA